From a single Nicotiana tabacum cultivar K326 chromosome 8, ASM71507v2, whole genome shotgun sequence genomic region:
- the LOC107777553 gene encoding profilin-3, with translation MSWQTYVDDHLMVDFEGQGQHLAAAAILGHDGSVWAQSPAFPKFKPEEITNIMKDFDEPGFLAPTGLFLAGIKYMVIQGEPGAVIRGKKGSGGITIKKTNQALIFGLYEEPVTPGQCNMVVEKIGDYLVDQGY, from the exons ATGTCGTGGCAAACCTACGTCGACGATCACTTGATGGTCGACTTTGAAGGCCAAGGCCAGCATCTTGCCGCGGCGGCTATTCTCGGACATGATGGTAGCGTTTGGGCTCAAAGCCCCGCCTTCCCTAAG TTTAAACCAGAAGAAATTACGAATATCATGAAAGATTTTGATGAACCTGGATTTCTTGCTCCCACTGGGCTATTTCTTGCTGGAATAAAGTACATGGTAATACAAGGAGAACCTGGTGCTGTCATCCGTGGGAAAAAG gGATCAGGTGGAATAACAATCAAGAAAACTAACCAAGCTCTGATTTTTGGTTTATATGAAGAGCCAGTGACCCCAGGACAGTGTAACATGGTTGTTGAGAAAATTGGAGACTACCTCGTTGACCAGGGTTATTAA